From one Rattus norvegicus strain BN/NHsdMcwi chromosome 7, GRCr8, whole genome shotgun sequence genomic stretch:
- the Jrk gene encoding jerky protein homolog isoform X1, which translates to MASKQAAAKGKGEKRKRVVLTLKEKIDICSRLERGESRKALMQEYNVGMSTLYDIKAHKAQLLSFFASSDSRQALEQRRTLHTPKLEHLDRVLYEWFLVKRAEGIPVSGPMLIEKAKDFYKQMRLTEPCVFSGGWLWRFKARHGIKKLDASSEKQVADPQAAEQFCGFFRSLAAEHGLSPEQVYSADETGLVWRCLPSSTPDDGTVPRFKQGKDRLTVLMCANATGSHRIKPLAIGKGGGPRAFRGIQHLPVAYKAQGNAWVDKEIFSDWFHHIFVPSVREHFRTIGLPEDSKAILLLDHSRAHPQESELVSENVFTIFLPSSVTSLLQPTEQGIRRAFMRLFINPPVALQGFPTRHNVNDAIVNVACAWNAVPSQVFRRAWRKLWPTVPFTEGSSSGEEAECCSIKPHKTFAHILELVKEGPSCSGSRLQDSRVEERLVSGRDMDEAPAVVAPSQTTGCAEKSEKDAGEDEETVWEQAATSFEALVRFAERQPCFSVQEVGQLQALHTVFRRQQQLRQPRVALRAVIKLEALQEHPGVCMATAHSALPCSSTAGDN; encoded by the coding sequence ATGGCCTCCAAGCAGGCTGCTGCCAAGGGCAAGGGGGAGAAGCGGAAGCGAGTGGTGCTGACCCTGAAGGAAAAGATTGACATCTGCAGTCGGCTGGAGCGCGGGGAGAGTAGGAAGGCACTGATGCAGGAGTATAACGTGGGCATGTCCACTCTGTACGACATCAAAGCCCACAAGGCCCAGCTACTCAGCTTCTTTGCCAGCTCAGACTCTCGCCAGGCACTGGAGCAGCGGCGTACCCTGCACACCCCAAAGCTGGAGCACCTGGACCGGGTACTCTATGAGTGGTTCCTGGTGAAGCGTGCTGAGGGCATCCCCGTATCCGGCCCTATGCTCATCGAAAAGGCCAAGGACTTCTATAAGCAGATGCGGCTGACAGAGCCCTGTGTGTTCTCTGGAGGGTGGCTTTGGCGCTTCAAGGCCAGGCACGGCATTAAAAAGCTCGACGCCTCTAGTGAGAAGCAGGTGGCCGACCCCCAAGCCGCTGAGCAGTTCTGCGGCTTTTTCAGGAGCCTGGCAGCTGAGCATGGGCTGTCTCCTGAGCAGGTGTACAGCGCTGATGAGACTGGTCTGGTCTGGCGCTGCTTGCCAAGTTCTACCCCGGATGATGGGACTGTGCCCCGCTTCAAACAGGGCAAGGACAGGCTGACTGTCTTGATGTGCGCCAATGCCACAGGCTCCCACAGAATCAAGCCCTTGGCCATCGGGAAGGGTGGCGGCCCCAGAGCCTTCAGAGGCATCCAGCACCTGCCTGTTGCTTACAAGGCCCAGGGTAATGCCTGGGTAGACAAGGAGATTTTCTCAGACTGGTTCCATCATATTTTTGTCCCCTCAGTGAGAGAGCACTTTCGAACCATAGGCTTACCAGAAGACAGCAAGGCCATTCTCTTGCTGGACCATTCCCGGGCCCACCCACAGGAGTCAGAGCTGGTGTCAGAGAATGTCTTCACTATCTTCCTGCCCTCCAGTGTGACCTCCCTACTGCAGCCCACAGAGCAAGGCATTCGAAGAGCCTTCATGAGGCTCTTCATTAACCCTCCTGTGGCCTTACAGGGCTTCCCCACCCGCCACAACGTGAATGATGCCATAGTCAATGTGGCCTGCGCCTGGAATGCTGTGCCTAGCCAGGTCTTCAGGCGGGCCTGGAGGAAACTGTGGCCCACTGTCCCATTCACTGAAGGTTCCTCCTCTGGGGAGGAAGCAGAGTGCTGTAGCATCAAGCCTCACAAGACTTTCGCACACATCCTTGAGCTTGTAAAAGAAGGGCCCTCTTGTTCTGGCAGCAGGCTTCAGGACAGCAGGGTTGAAGAGCGGCTTGTGTCAGGGAGGGACATGGATGAGGCCCCTGCTGTTGTGGCACCATCCCAGACCACTGGGTGTGCAGAAAAGTCAGagaaagatgctggtgaggatgaggagacaGTTTGGGAGCAGGCAGCCACATCCTTCGAGGCACTCGTGCGCTTTGCAGAGCGGCAGCCATGTTTCAGTGTGCAAGAGGTGGGGCAGCTGCAGGCGCTGCACACAGTATTCAGGAGACAGCAGCAGCTGAGGCAGCCTCGTGTGGCTCTCAGGGCTGTGATCAAACTTGAGGCCCTTCAGGAGCACCCTGGTGTGTGCATGGCCACAGCCCACTCTGCCTTGCCTTGCTCATCTACAGCAGGTGACAACTAG
- the Psca gene encoding prostate stem cell antigen isoform X1, translating to MHGRNNLQPAAAQTTRRGKNSKHGQETKGPGRARNNRACPVCVLVKRMGAEGSEKGCASPECDSTPVSGARAQAGPPVSSRRRPQPSTARPYSPVDPVPPVPAGNASHAALHRSAPRGLPRLTSGGALDHREASVSVVSRSLFRDQARKRPRPGNSPARRTTKAGGSLAFPEERKPRAQRPVLGAMAGCRSAVLFMHRTGEQQRLSECTELHPGPEQLFYISCPDHWTPDIYQ from the exons ATGCATGGAAGAAACAACCTGCAACCGGCTGCAGCCCAGACGACACGTAGGGGGAAAAATTCAAAACACGGGCAAGAAACAAAGGGTCCTGGGAGGGCCAGAAACAACCGAGCTTGCCCGGTCTGCGTACTGGTGAAGCGCATGGGAGCCGAGGGATCTGAGAAGGGATGTGCCAGTCCCGAATGCGACTCGACTCCAGTCTCTGGGGCAAGAGCGCAAGCTGGGCCTCCAGTCAGTTCGCGGAGGCGGCCCCAGCCCAGCACGGCCCGGCCCTACTCACCTGTGGACCCTGTACCGCCGGTACCGGCCGGAAATGCCAGCCACGCAGCTCTCCACCGGTCCGCTCCTCGCGGCCTTCCCCGACTCACTTCCGGGGGCGCTCTAGACCACCGGGAGGCTTCGGTCTCAGTGGTGTCTAGGTCGCTATTCCGCGACCAAGCAAGGAAGAGGCCCCGGCCGGGCAACTCACCCGCCCGTAGAACAACGAAGGCCGGAGGAAGCCTCGCGTTTCCTGAAGAACGGAAGCCTCGAGCCCAGCGTCCGGTTCTGGGAGCCATGGCCGG GTGCCGCTCTGCAGTGCTATTCATGCACCGCACAGGTGAGCAACAGAGATTGTCTGAATGTACAGAACTGCACCCTGGACCAGAACAGCTGTTTTACATCTCGTGTCC GGACCATTGGACTCCTGACATTTATCAGTAA
- the Psca gene encoding prostate stem cell antigen isoform X3 codes for MRTVLLLLLAVYLTLSPGAALQCYSCTAQVSNRDCLNVQNCTLDQNSCFTSRVRTIGLLTFISKGCSSKCEDDTENYYVGKKNITCCSSDLCNVNGAHTLKPPTTLGLLTVLCSLLLWGSRDL; via the exons ATGAGGActgtcctccttctcctgctgGCTGTCTACCTAACCCTGTCTCCAG GTGCCGCTCTGCAGTGCTATTCATGCACCGCACAGGTGAGCAACAGAGATTGTCTGAATGTACAGAACTGCACCCTGGACCAGAACAGCTGTTTTACATCTCGTGTCC GGACCATTGGACTCCTGACATTTATCAGTAAGGGCTGCAGCTCAAAGTGTGAGGATGACACGGAGAACTACTATGTGGGCAAGAAGAATATCACATGCTGCTCCTCTGACCTGTGCAATGTCAACGGGGCCCACACCCTGAAGCCACCCACCACCCTGGGGCTGCTGACTGTGCTCTGCAGCCTGTTGCTGTGGGGCTCCAGGGATCTGTAG
- the Psca gene encoding prostate stem cell antigen isoform X2, whose amino-acid sequence MRWKTGRGERRLRKPKPLCGAALQCYSCTAQVSNRDCLNVQNCTLDQNSCFTSRVRTIGLLTFISKGCSSKCEDDTENYYVGKKNITCCSSDLCNVNGAHTLKPPTTLGLLTVLCSLLLWGSRDL is encoded by the exons ATGAGATGGAAGacgggaagaggagagagaagactgAGGAAGCCAAAGCCGCTTTGTG GTGCCGCTCTGCAGTGCTATTCATGCACCGCACAGGTGAGCAACAGAGATTGTCTGAATGTACAGAACTGCACCCTGGACCAGAACAGCTGTTTTACATCTCGTGTCC GGACCATTGGACTCCTGACATTTATCAGTAAGGGCTGCAGCTCAAAGTGTGAGGATGACACGGAGAACTACTATGTGGGCAAGAAGAATATCACATGCTGCTCCTCTGACCTGTGCAATGTCAACGGGGCCCACACCCTGAAGCCACCCACCACCCTGGGGCTGCTGACTGTGCTCTGCAGCCTGTTGCTGTGGGGCTCCAGGGATCTGTAG
- the Them6 gene encoding protein THEM6 precursor, whose translation MMELLVVSLSLALAFFALLDGWYLVRVPCAVLRARLLQPRVRDLLAEQLYAGRVLPSDLDLLLHMNNARYLREADVARAAHLTRCGVLGALRDLGAHTVLAASCARYRRSLRLFEPFEVHTRLLGWDDRAFYLEARFVSLRDGFVCALLRFRQHVLGTSPDRVVQHLCKRRVEPPELPEDLKHWITYNETSSQLLRAESGLSDRKDQ comes from the exons ATGATGGAGCTGTTGGTGGTGTCGTTATCCTTGGCGCTCGCCTTCTTTGCGCTGCTGGACGGCTGGTACTTGGTGCGCGTGCCGTGTGCCGTTCTGCGCGCACGCTTGCTGCAGCCTCGGGTCCGCGACTTGTTGGCGGAGCAGTTGTATGCCGGCCGGGTGCTGCCGTCGGACCTGGACCTGCTGCTGCACATGAATAACGCGCGCTACCTGCGCGAGGCGGATGTGGCACGCGCCGCGCACCTGACCCGCTGCGGTGTGCTGGGGGCGCTGCGCGACCTGGGCGCGCACACGGTGCTGGCCGCCTCGTGCGCGCGCTATCGCCGCTCGCTGCGCCTGTTTGAGCCGTTCGAAGTACACACGCGACTGCTAGGCTGGGACGACCGCGCCTTCTACCTGGAGGCGCGCTTTGTCAGCCTTCGCGATGGTTTCGTGTGCGCCTTGCTGCGTTTCCGGCAGCACGTGCTGGGCACCTCGCCGGATCGAGTAGTACAGCACTTGTGCAAGCGCAGG GTGGAGCCCCCTGAGCTGCCAGAAGACTTGAAGCATTGGATCACCTACAATGAGACCAGCAGCCAGCTGCTCCGTGCTGAGAGTGGCCTCAGTGACAGAAAGGACCAGTGA
- the Slurp1 gene encoding secreted Ly-6/uPAR-related protein 1 precursor, with amino-acid sequence MTLRWAVWLLLLAAWSMGYGEAFRCYTCEQPTAINSCKNIVHCKLEDTACKTVLETVEAEFPFNHSPMVTRSCSSSCLATDPDGIGVAHPVFCCFRDLCNSGFPGLVTGL; translated from the exons ATGACCCTTCGCTGGGCCGTGTGGCTGCTGCTCCTGGCAGCCTGGAGCATGGGCTATG GTGAGGCCTTCAGATGCTATACCTGTGAGCAGCCCACGGCCATTAACTCATGCAAGAATATTGTTCACTGCAAGCTGGAAGACACAGCCTGTAAGACTGTTTTGGAGACAGTGGAAGCAG AGTTCCCTTTCAACCACAGTCCCATGGTGACCCGCTCCTGCTCCAGCTCCTGCCTGGCCACCGACCCTGATGGCATTGGGGTTGCCCATCCTGTCTTCTGTTGCTTCCGTGATCTCTGCAACTCAGGGTTTCCAGGTTTGGTGACAGGCCTCTAG
- the Lypd2 gene encoding ly6/PLAUR domain-containing protein 2 precursor: MQGTRMVLLALILSTFGELAMALRCYACPDPVSASDCVKITPCHTNETMCKTTLYSREIVFPFLGDSTVTKSCASKCEPSDVDGIGLTRPVSCCNSDLCNVDGAPSLGGPGGLVLVLPLIFLLHVLL; encoded by the exons ATGCAGGGGACCCGGATGGTGCTGTTGGCACTGATATTGAGCACCTTCGGGGAACTTG CTATGGCCTTACGGTGCTATGCCTGTCCGGATCCTGTGAGTGCGTCTGACTGCGTCAAGATCACACCCTGCCACACCAATGAAACCATGTGCAAGACCACTCTCTACTCCCGGGAGATAG tgtttcctttcctggGGGACTCCACGGTGACCAAGTCCTGTGCCAGCAAGTGCGAGCCTTCAGACGTGGATGGCATTGGGCTAACCCGGCCAGTGTCCTGCTGCAATTCTGACCTATGCAACGTGGACGGGGCACCCAGCCTGGGCGGTCCTGGTGGCCTGGTCCTTGTCCTGCCACTTATCTTTCTACTGCATGTCCTGCTGTAA
- the Slurp2 gene encoding secreted Ly-6/uPAR domain-containing protein 2 precursor, translating to MRLLFWFLLAVVLSMELAVTQGMFCHLCKGFGGCSHPFRCPGNTTHCVIIATRSPISFTDLPLVTKMCYNTCPDVPSLGLGPHVSIVCCQSNLCNRD from the exons ATGAGGCttctcttctggttccttctggCCGTGGTCTTGAGCATGGAGCTAG CTGTAACACAGGGCATGTTTTGCCACCTGTGCAAAGGATTCGGAGGATGCTCTCATCCTTTCCGCTGCCCAGGGAACACCACCCACTGTGTCATCATTGCCACCC GGTCTCCCATCAGCTTTACAGACCTGCCTCTGGTGACGAAGATGTGCTACAATACCTGTCCTGATGTCCCCAGCTTGGGCTTGGGCCCTCATGTTTCCATCGTTTGCTGCCAGTCTAATCTCTGCAACAGGGACTGA